A window from Chitinophagales bacterium encodes these proteins:
- the tuf gene encoding elongation factor Tu, whose product MAKEKFVKDKPHVNIGTIGHVDHGKTTLTAAITTVLANKGMAEKRDYNSIDNAPEEKERGITINTAHVEYQTENRHYAHVDCPGHADYIKNMVTGAAQMDGAILVVAATDGPMPQTREHILLARQVGVPQIVVFMNKVDLVDDPEFLELGEMEIRDLLKFYNFDGDNIPVIQGSALGGLNGDPKWVAKIEELMAAVDNWIPVPPRAVDQPFLMPVEDVFSITGRGTVATGRIERGVINSNDPVEIIGLQKEGDKPLQSTVTGVEMFRKILDRGEAGDNVGLLLRGIEKDNIKRGMVIVKPGTVTPHTEFKCEVYVLSKEEGGRHTPFFNQYRPQFYFRTTDVTGEITLPAGVEMVMPGDNVTLNVKLIYPIAMEKGLRFAIREGGRTVGAGQVTEIVK is encoded by the coding sequence ATGGCTAAAGAGAAATTCGTAAAAGACAAGCCGCACGTAAACATTGGTACTATTGGCCACGTTGACCACGGTAAAACCACACTTACTGCTGCTATTACAACAGTACTTGCTAATAAAGGCATGGCTGAAAAACGTGATTACAACTCAATTGATAACGCTCCTGAAGAAAAAGAGCGTGGTATCACCATCAATACTGCACACGTTGAGTACCAAACAGAAAACAGACACTACGCACACGTAGATTGCCCAGGTCACGCTGACTATATCAAAAACATGGTAACAGGTGCTGCGCAAATGGACGGAGCTATTCTTGTGGTAGCCGCTACAGATGGTCCTATGCCTCAAACTCGTGAGCACATCTTGTTGGCTCGCCAGGTAGGTGTTCCTCAAATTGTTGTGTTCATGAACAAAGTAGATTTAGTGGACGATCCTGAGTTCTTAGAATTAGGCGAAATGGAAATCCGCGACTTATTAAAATTCTACAACTTTGATGGTGATAACATTCCTGTTATTCAAGGTTCTGCTTTGGGTGGTTTAAATGGAGATCCAAAATGGGTTGCTAAAATTGAAGAGTTGATGGCAGCTGTTGATAATTGGATTCCGGTTCCTCCTCGTGCAGTTGATCAACCATTCTTAATGCCTGTTGAGGATGTATTCTCAATTACTGGTCGTGGTACTGTTGCTACTGGTCGTATTGAGCGTGGTGTAATTAACTCTAACGATCCGGTTGAAATCATCGGTTTACAAAAAGAAGGCGACAAACCTTTACAATCTACCGTTACTGGTGTGGAAATGTTCCGTAAAATTCTTGACCGTGGCGAAGCTGGCGATAATGTTGGTTTATTGTTGCGCGGTATTGAGAAAGATAACATTAAGCGTGGAATGGTTATTGTTAAACCAGGCACCGTAACTCCTCACACTGAGTTTAAATGCGAAGTTTACGTATTAAGCAAAGAAGAAGGTGGTCGTCACACTCCATTCTTTAACCAATACCGTCCTCAGTTCTACTTCCGTACTACTGACGTTACAGGCGAAATTACACTTCCTGCAGGTGTAGAAATGGTAATGCCTGGCGATAACGTTACCTTGAATGTAAAACTCATCTATCCTATTGCGATGGAAAAAGGTTTACGTTTCGCTATCCGCGAAGGTGGACGTACAGTAGGTGCCGGTCAGGTAACTGAAATCGTTAAGTAA
- the raiA gene encoding ribosome-associated translation inhibitor RaiA, translated as MNVVINPVHFDASNQLVDFITKKLEKLEVFFDKIIEAEVFLKLGTKQNIKDKIVEIKLMVPGKTLFVSEISKTFEESTDIAVDTISRQLKKHKHKLIEKSN; from the coding sequence ATGAACGTAGTAATTAATCCTGTACATTTTGATGCTTCAAACCAACTGGTTGATTTTATCACCAAAAAACTAGAAAAACTAGAAGTGTTTTTCGATAAAATTATTGAAGCAGAAGTGTTTTTAAAACTTGGAACCAAGCAAAACATAAAAGATAAAATAGTAGAAATAAAACTGATGGTACCGGGCAAAACCCTTTTTGTAAGCGAAATTTCTAAAACGTTTGAAGAAAGCACCGATATAGCAGTAGATACTATTTCTCGTCAATTAAAAAAACACAAACACAAACTCATAGAAAAAAGCAACTAA
- a CDS encoding phytanoyl-CoA dioxygenase family protein has protein sequence MAKRIFKNEAHQQLFDKQGFIVLPFINEAEVAALDKLFDELHPNLSQSGFFSGSYSSDVQYKKTASNKIVEVFNRAYQELFINYTPFGGAFLYKVPGANSELAAHQDWTILDEQKNVALNCWVPLCDVSLHNGPIMILPGSHFDNFNVVRAPTLPFFFSGSDAMVVKELLPMEVKAGTAVILNQSVIHYSPPNMSNQVRKAITAGIKSEGAQMYFHYKVPDKNELEVFEMDDDFLISFKDFANDIGKRPYLGKSIGTLPYKLPQLSGQELYAKLKEMKEGAGFEMTPLEVPTSTNAPAATTEKSVFRKMIDALWG, from the coding sequence ATGGCAAAACGAATTTTTAAAAACGAAGCACATCAGCAACTTTTCGATAAGCAAGGTTTTATTGTGTTGCCATTTATTAACGAAGCCGAAGTGGCCGCGTTAGATAAACTCTTTGATGAACTGCATCCCAACTTATCGCAAAGTGGCTTTTTTAGCGGCAGTTACAGCAGCGATGTTCAATACAAAAAAACTGCCAGCAATAAGATTGTTGAGGTTTTTAACCGCGCTTATCAAGAACTGTTTATCAACTACACTCCTTTTGGCGGTGCCTTTTTATATAAAGTACCCGGAGCCAACAGCGAACTGGCTGCCCACCAAGATTGGACAATTCTAGATGAACAAAAAAACGTAGCACTCAATTGCTGGGTTCCGCTATGCGATGTTAGCCTGCACAACGGCCCTATTATGATTTTGCCCGGCAGCCATTTCGATAATTTTAATGTGGTACGTGCACCCACCTTGCCTTTCTTTTTTAGTGGAAGCGATGCCATGGTGGTAAAGGAGCTTTTACCTATGGAAGTCAAAGCCGGAACTGCCGTAATTTTAAACCAAAGCGTTATTCATTATTCGCCACCAAACATGAGTAACCAAGTACGAAAAGCCATTACTGCCGGCATTAAAAGCGAAGGCGCACAAATGTATTTTCATTACAAAGTGCCCGACAAAAACGAGCTTGAAGTATTTGAAATGGATGACGATTTCCTTATCAGTTTTAAGGATTTTGCAAACGATATTGGTAAACGCCCTTACCTCGGAAAAAGCATTGGCACTTTACCTTACAAACTGCCCCAACTTAGTGGACAAGAGTTATATGCCAAACTAAAAGAAATGAAGGAAGGAGCAGGCTTTGAGATGACACCACTCGAAGTTCCTACTTCAACAAATGCGCCTGCTGCAACTACCGAAAAATCGGTATTCAGAAAAATGATAGATGCTCTTTGGGGATAA
- a CDS encoding aldehyde dehydrogenase family protein has protein sequence MQVTNPATETILADITEDNLQTLEHKLRLLQSKQLQWAATPLDKRIAVLQHFSELLNQHIEPLAATLTAEVGKPLQQSRNEINGARNRIKWLTENATKYLSDEVMTSETGLLESISYEPLGVVCNISAWNYPYLVGVNVFVPALLAGNTILYKPSEYATLTGLEIEKLLKQAGVPDDAFHVAVGAKEVGVALLDMPFDGYFFTGSYKTGKFIYEKVAPKLVPVGLELGGKDPLYVTDDITDIAATAAATADGAFYNNGQSCCSVERIYVHEKVYDAYLEAFVKEVQSWKQGQPTEDGVYLAALTRKDQLNVLENQIQDAQTKGATVVFGGKRKNGKGNFFEPTVIANTNNQMLVMQEESFGPIIGIAKVANDEEAIALMNDTEYGLTASVYCNQASRAKNILSKVNSGTAYWNCCDRVSAALPWSGRKHSGFGSTLSHVGLRTFTQPKAYHLKG, from the coding sequence ATGCAAGTTACCAATCCCGCAACCGAAACAATTCTTGCGGATATTACAGAAGATAACCTCCAAACATTAGAGCACAAATTGCGCCTGCTGCAAAGTAAACAACTACAATGGGCAGCTACACCTTTAGATAAACGCATTGCAGTATTACAACACTTTTCGGAACTGCTCAACCAACATATAGAACCTCTTGCAGCAACACTCACTGCCGAAGTTGGAAAGCCCTTACAGCAATCGCGCAACGAAATAAATGGTGCGCGCAACCGCATTAAGTGGCTTACAGAAAACGCTACCAAGTATTTAAGCGATGAAGTAATGACTTCCGAAACCGGACTGCTCGAAAGTATAAGCTATGAGCCTTTGGGCGTTGTGTGCAATATCAGTGCATGGAACTATCCTTACTTAGTTGGTGTGAATGTGTTTGTTCCCGCATTGCTTGCCGGCAACACTATCCTTTACAAACCCTCTGAATACGCTACGCTCACAGGCTTGGAAATAGAGAAACTGCTAAAACAGGCCGGAGTGCCCGATGATGCATTTCATGTTGCCGTTGGTGCAAAAGAAGTAGGCGTAGCCCTCCTCGATATGCCTTTTGATGGCTACTTTTTTACAGGCTCCTACAAAACAGGCAAATTTATTTACGAAAAAGTAGCGCCTAAATTAGTACCCGTTGGTTTAGAGCTTGGCGGCAAAGACCCACTTTATGTAACCGATGATATTACCGATATTGCAGCCACAGCCGCAGCCACAGCCGATGGAGCTTTCTACAACAACGGACAAAGCTGCTGCTCGGTAGAAAGAATTTATGTACACGAAAAAGTTTACGATGCTTACCTTGAAGCCTTTGTAAAAGAAGTACAAAGTTGGAAACAAGGGCAACCTACCGAAGATGGTGTTTACCTGGCGGCACTTACTAGAAAAGATCAACTCAATGTATTAGAAAACCAAATACAAGATGCCCAAACCAAAGGAGCTACGGTTGTGTTTGGTGGAAAAAGAAAAAACGGCAAAGGCAACTTTTTTGAACCTACCGTAATTGCCAATACCAACAACCAAATGCTGGTAATGCAAGAAGAAAGTTTTGGACCTATTATTGGCATTGCGAAAGTAGCCAACGATGAAGAGGCTATTGCATTAATGAACGATACCGAATATGGATTAACAGCTTCGGTATATTGCAACCAAGCCTCTAGAGCAAAAAACATTCTTTCGAAAGTAAACTCCGGTACTGCTTATTGGAATTGCTGCGATCGCGTAAGTGCCGCACTGCCTTGGAGCGGAAGAAAACACTCCGGTTTTGGCAGCACACTTTCGCACGTTGGGCTACGCACCTTTACCCAACCAAAGGCCTACCACCTAAAAGGATAA
- the paaJ gene encoding phenylacetate-CoA oxygenase subunit PaaJ, which produces MNVLSQKIYAALEQVKDPEIPVLSVVDMGIITKVIAENNQSATVHMTPTFVGCPAIDVMKKDIEKAVLQAGFEQVAILVDFETRWTSDRMSIEAKQKLEKFGIAPPVHIDGDISEEALNKVRCPHCGSTDTTLNAPFGSTLCRAIRFCFSCKQGFEQFKPI; this is translated from the coding sequence ATGAATGTACTGTCGCAAAAAATTTACGCAGCATTAGAGCAAGTAAAAGATCCTGAAATTCCGGTGCTTTCAGTAGTAGATATGGGAATTATTACCAAAGTAATTGCCGAGAATAATCAATCTGCAACAGTGCACATGACCCCTACTTTTGTAGGCTGTCCGGCTATAGACGTAATGAAAAAAGATATTGAAAAAGCCGTATTACAAGCAGGCTTTGAGCAAGTAGCAATTCTAGTAGATTTTGAAACCCGCTGGACCAGCGACCGCATGAGCATAGAAGCCAAGCAAAAACTCGAAAAATTCGGTATTGCACCTCCCGTACACATTGATGGAGACATAAGTGAAGAAGCGCTTAATAAAGTTAGATGCCCGCATTGTGGCAGCACCGATACTACCTTAAATGCTCCATTTGGTTCCACACTTTGCCGTGCCATTCGTTTTTGCTTTAGCTGCAAACAGGGCTTTGAGCAGTTTAAGCCCATTTAG
- a CDS encoding TonB-dependent receptor: protein MQKCFWLAFIFCKVWVVNVFSQGVLSGVITDSKTNEPLIGVVVKIENTTLGAVSGIDGSYKIEGISIGKHTVMVTYIGYATKAIKQVEIKNGQTTTIHAQLEEAATQIKEVDIVATKTRATESAVVAAMRKETGIVSGISAAQISKGQDRNAAEVVKRIPGVSIQEGRFVNIRGLKERYNCVWINDAAAPSSETDRRAFSFDIIPAGMLERIMVHKTPSPELPGDFAGGMVKIYTQSIPEKNSVSAGYSVSFREGSTFKPIYTTQGSKTELLGFDNGYRAMPSGIPEYISKNSENITAITKSFKNNWALSPVKAMPDMRANIALQGVLRKKGVTLGSTTAITYSITASRFNINRADYDSATQISAPTDTVSTKQVNVGVMQNMALRFKNHQIDIKLLLNQTGREQNTMRGNFINGINDRFFAEYYQARTIVTGQLMGSHKFREHKTQYEWSGSYSFSSKKEPDFKRIRYSMTPDSLWKAPIANVVDPVNGGGRFFSELRENSFSFNQTLRNEINVNDYTFHLSVGNYVEYKWRTFSTRILGYTIQPGADAFYLTRLPLDTIFSPANTGESTKFKLDEITGKSDRYKAQNLQTASYVCANLPIGSRVKLITGLRYEYNKQSLQSFLNLDSIGLAVVTHFVLPSANLSINVHKNMLLRFVYGKTVNRPEFREWSPFFFYDFEFNAGNYGSLFPTVFYPKGEVLKVAQIHNADVRFEWYPEHGDMIHVGAFFKHFKDPIQQVITPTGGSDSKGFTFINGTKAIVYGAELDVRKNLGFITPNLPRGIMNHFSLVFNAAYINSHVTLPNLTNLVSTTKLQGQSPYIVNAGLYFQHDSLGLQASLLYNVYGARVYAIGNIAYGSIGEMEKHTLDFSVSKTFFKRLTVTFSIQDLINQANRLVLDIDRNNKFESNSADREIMHYKNGRYYSLGVKFKL from the coding sequence ATGCAAAAATGCTTCTGGCTGGCATTTATTTTTTGTAAAGTTTGGGTGGTAAACGTGTTTTCGCAGGGGGTGCTCTCTGGAGTTATTACAGACAGCAAAACAAATGAGCCGCTTATTGGTGTAGTAGTTAAAATAGAAAACACCACCTTAGGAGCGGTAAGCGGGATAGATGGTAGCTATAAAATAGAAGGAATTTCCATAGGTAAACATACGGTTATGGTTACTTATATTGGATATGCAACCAAAGCAATAAAACAGGTTGAAATTAAAAATGGGCAAACAACAACCATACATGCTCAATTAGAAGAGGCAGCAACACAAATAAAAGAAGTAGATATTGTTGCCACCAAAACAAGAGCCACAGAAAGTGCAGTGGTAGCAGCCATGCGAAAGGAAACAGGAATAGTAAGTGGTATTTCGGCAGCGCAAATTAGCAAGGGGCAAGATCGCAATGCTGCAGAAGTGGTAAAGCGCATTCCCGGGGTTTCTATTCAAGAAGGGCGGTTTGTAAATATTAGAGGATTAAAGGAGCGATACAATTGTGTGTGGATAAACGATGCTGCGGCTCCCAGCTCCGAAACCGATAGGCGTGCTTTTTCTTTCGATATTATTCCGGCAGGTATGTTGGAAAGAATAATGGTGCACAAAACACCTTCACCGGAGTTGCCGGGCGATTTTGCCGGAGGAATGGTTAAAATTTATACCCAGAGTATTCCTGAAAAAAATTCTGTAAGCGCAGGCTATTCAGTTTCTTTTCGCGAAGGCTCAACCTTTAAACCTATATATACAACACAAGGCAGCAAAACAGAATTGCTTGGTTTCGACAATGGCTATAGAGCCATGCCGAGTGGCATACCGGAATATATTTCAAAAAACAGCGAAAATATTACAGCCATTACCAAATCGTTTAAAAACAACTGGGCGCTAAGTCCGGTTAAAGCCATGCCCGATATGCGCGCCAATATTGCATTGCAGGGAGTGTTGCGCAAAAAGGGAGTTACTCTGGGAAGTACCACAGCAATTACATACAGTATTACTGCCAGCAGGTTCAATATCAATAGAGCCGATTACGACTCGGCCACCCAAATTTCTGCTCCAACAGATACCGTGAGCACCAAACAGGTAAATGTGGGTGTAATGCAGAATATGGCACTGCGATTTAAAAACCATCAAATAGATATAAAACTGTTGCTAAACCAAACGGGGAGAGAGCAAAATACCATGCGTGGAAATTTCATTAATGGTATAAACGATAGATTTTTTGCCGAATACTACCAAGCAAGAACAATAGTTACCGGACAGCTTATGGGCAGCCACAAGTTTAGAGAACACAAAACACAATACGAGTGGAGCGGCAGCTATAGTTTTAGCAGCAAAAAAGAGCCGGATTTTAAAAGAATACGCTATTCCATGACTCCCGATAGTTTGTGGAAAGCACCAATTGCCAACGTGGTAGATCCGGTAAATGGCGGGGGAAGATTCTTTTCTGAATTGCGCGAAAATTCATTTTCGTTTAACCAAACCTTGCGCAACGAAATCAATGTAAATGACTATACTTTTCACCTTAGTGTTGGCAATTATGTGGAATACAAATGGCGAACCTTCAGCACACGTATTTTGGGTTATACCATTCAACCGGGAGCCGATGCTTTTTATCTTACACGCCTGCCGCTCGATACTATTTTTAGCCCGGCCAACACAGGCGAAAGCACTAAATTTAAGTTAGATGAAATTACAGGAAAGAGCGATAGGTATAAAGCTCAAAATCTGCAAACGGCAAGCTATGTTTGTGCCAATTTACCTATTGGAAGCAGGGTAAAATTGATAACAGGTTTGCGTTATGAATACAATAAACAATCGCTGCAATCTTTCCTAAACCTAGATAGTATTGGACTTGCAGTGGTAACTCATTTTGTACTGCCATCGGCAAACCTTAGTATCAATGTACACAAAAATATGTTGTTGCGTTTTGTGTATGGCAAAACCGTAAACCGCCCGGAGTTTAGAGAGTGGAGTCCATTTTTCTTTTACGATTTTGAGTTTAATGCAGGTAATTATGGTTCGTTGTTTCCAACAGTGTTTTATCCCAAAGGCGAAGTGTTGAAGGTTGCCCAAATTCACAATGCAGATGTGCGTTTTGAGTGGTATCCCGAACATGGCGACATGATACATGTTGGAGCTTTCTTTAAGCATTTTAAAGATCCTATCCAGCAAGTAATTACTCCTACAGGAGGCAGCGATAGCAAAGGGTTTACATTCATAAATGGTACCAAGGCCATTGTTTATGGCGCAGAATTAGATGTGCGGAAGAATCTGGGTTTTATTACACCCAATTTGCCGCGTGGCATAATGAACCATTTCTCGCTGGTGTTTAATGCGGCATATATTAACTCACACGTAACGCTTCCAAACCTCACCAACTTGGTTAGCACCACAAAATTGCAAGGTCAATCTCCATATATTGTAAATGCAGGCCTTTACTTTCAGCACGATTCGCTTGGCTTGCAGGCTTCGCTGTTGTATAATGTGTATGGTGCACGTGTATATGCTATTGGCAACATAGCCTATGGTAGTATTGGCGAAATGGAAAAACATACGCTTGATTTTTCTGTTTCAAAAACATTCTTTAAGCGATTAACAGTTACATTTTCAATACAAGATTTAATTAACCAAGCCAACCGATTGGTGCTGGATATAGATCGCAACAATAAGTTTGAAAGCAATAGTGCAGATCGCGAAATCATGCACTATAAAAACGGCAGATACTACTCTTTGGGTGTGAAATTTAAGTTGTAG
- the rpoN gene encoding RNA polymerase factor sigma-54 — MLNQKLQQKLLQKLSPQQIQLMKLLQLPVAQLEQRIKEELEINPALEEGLEETDFELNESGDVANEEATADTEENEEIQVDDELDISEFYNEDDEGVADYKTRDPSEFTDPDDDKKTIPIAVADSFRQQLEEQLSLFNFTEEQHAIALHIIGSIDEDGYLRRDLMAIEDDLAFSQNIYTTTQEIEKVLSAIQQLEPSGVGARNLRECLLIQLKRKEKPSINTVIAIDVIENHFDIFAKKHYEKLEKIFDISPTKLKDALDEITHLNPRPGNAVDTKDNSGQYIIPDFFVQNNNGELSVMLNRQNAPELRISSSFRDMLHEYKKGKSRTKAQRDAIQFIKQKIESAKWFIDAVQQRQNTLLSTMNAIVHFQYEYFISGDETKLKPMILKDIATATHLDISTISRVSSSKFVQTEFGTLPLKFFFSESLSTDSGEEVSTHEVRKIMRDFIENENKNEPISDQELTEKLNEMGYNVARRTIAKYREAMNIPVARLRKELP; from the coding sequence ATGTTGAACCAAAAGCTACAGCAAAAGTTACTTCAAAAGTTAAGTCCGCAACAAATTCAGCTAATGAAATTGTTGCAGTTGCCTGTAGCACAACTAGAGCAGCGCATTAAAGAAGAATTAGAAATAAATCCTGCTCTAGAAGAAGGTTTGGAAGAAACCGATTTTGAACTAAACGAATCTGGGGATGTTGCCAACGAAGAAGCCACTGCCGATACAGAAGAAAATGAAGAAATACAAGTAGATGATGAGTTAGATATTTCGGAGTTTTACAACGAAGATGATGAAGGTGTTGCAGACTATAAAACCCGCGACCCCAGTGAATTTACAGATCCCGATGACGATAAAAAAACTATTCCTATTGCTGTTGCCGATAGTTTTCGACAACAATTAGAAGAACAACTTTCTTTATTCAACTTTACAGAAGAGCAGCACGCCATTGCCCTGCATATTATTGGCAGCATAGACGAAGACGGTTATCTCCGCAGAGATTTAATGGCCATTGAAGACGATCTCGCTTTTTCGCAAAACATATATACTACCACACAAGAAATTGAAAAAGTTCTTTCTGCCATTCAACAATTAGAACCATCGGGCGTGGGTGCCAGAAACCTGCGCGAATGCTTACTAATTCAACTCAAAAGAAAAGAAAAACCTAGCATAAACACTGTTATAGCCATTGATGTTATTGAAAACCACTTTGATATTTTTGCCAAAAAACATTACGAAAAACTAGAGAAGATATTTGATATTTCGCCAACCAAATTAAAAGATGCTTTAGACGAAATTACACACCTGAATCCCCGCCCGGGCAATGCAGTAGATACCAAGGACAACAGCGGACAATACATTATTCCCGATTTTTTTGTACAAAACAACAATGGAGAATTAAGCGTAATGCTCAACCGCCAAAATGCACCTGAGTTGCGCATCAGCAGTTCGTTTCGCGATATGCTGCACGAATATAAAAAAGGCAAAAGCCGCACCAAAGCCCAGCGCGATGCCATACAATTCATTAAACAGAAAATAGAAAGCGCCAAGTGGTTTATTGATGCTGTGCAACAAAGGCAAAACACCCTGCTTTCGACCATGAATGCCATTGTGCATTTTCAATACGAATACTTTATCAGCGGAGACGAAACAAAGCTGAAACCCATGATTTTAAAAGATATTGCCACCGCTACACATTTAGACATATCCACCATTTCGCGTGTTTCGAGCAGCAAATTTGTGCAAACAGAGTTTGGCACACTTCCCCTCAAATTCTTTTTTAGCGAATCGCTTTCTACCGATAGTGGTGAAGAAGTAAGCACACACGAGGTGCGAAAAATTATGCGCGACTTTATTGAAAACGAAAACAAAAACGAACCCATTTCGGATCAAGAACTTACAGAAAAGCTAAACGAAATGGGCTACAATGTTGCCCGCAGAACCATTGCAAAATATCGTGAAGCCATGAATATTCCAGTAGCAAGACTGCGAAAAGAATTGCCTTAA
- a CDS encoding T9SS type A sorting domain-containing protein — protein MKKFSTTMFALLALLTVCKTVVAQVAVVEVKDSITTNTHWTCSQQYLLKGYVYVTNNATLTIDPGVIIKGDKSTKGTLIIERGSKLMAVGTPSQPIVFTSNQPIGQRTYGDWGGIILCGKAPINWNGGEAQVEGGLRSLYGGNDPHDNSGHLSYVRIEFPGIAFSPNNEINGLTLGAVGDSTRLDHIQVSYCGDDSYEWFGGTVNSKYLVAYRSWDDDFDVDNGYTGLNQFGMSLRDPFAADQSGSKFIESDSYQNGTVSGLNGDTSKITKCVFANYTAAGPIESPTATTFDPQHTAAVHTRRGSALSLLNSVLMGYPAGILIDESLSGTYGSTIANLASGISQFKGVAIAGTPTTAGKKDVFFVYNGARNLTPTTTSGDTSVYSFAPWSGPWNWFLSPENKNATYANATSDLGIPAPFNLSSPNFVPNATSPICHNNQYPFNPNNPINTDTSNGYSNYNAPVLIPAQSSKLQHPFFEPTNFIGAFSGTQTTADNWTAGWCNWNPVYTNYDVVCSANAVQEFAPAQLQLKVKPNPATNEAVVGYNVSQQTDIEIALFDIAGKKVQQLYSGVADAGEFAFRFATTAFENGTYFLRVSTNYTQQTIKLAIAK, from the coding sequence ATGAAAAAATTTAGCACAACAATGTTTGCATTGCTCGCACTGCTAACTGTTTGTAAAACAGTGGTGGCACAAGTAGCTGTAGTAGAAGTTAAAGACAGTATTACAACCAACACACACTGGACTTGCAGCCAGCAATATCTACTGAAAGGATATGTATATGTAACCAACAATGCCACACTAACTATAGATCCGGGTGTAATAATTAAGGGCGATAAAAGCACCAAAGGCACTTTAATTATCGAAAGAGGTTCTAAATTGATGGCTGTTGGCACACCAAGCCAACCGATAGTGTTTACATCTAACCAACCGATTGGCCAGCGTACGTATGGCGATTGGGGCGGTATTATTTTATGCGGAAAAGCACCCATCAATTGGAATGGTGGCGAAGCTCAAGTAGAAGGCGGTTTGCGCTCTTTGTACGGAGGCAACGATCCACACGATAACTCAGGACATTTAAGTTATGTAAGAATTGAATTTCCCGGTATTGCATTTTCTCCCAACAATGAAATCAACGGGCTTACACTTGGTGCAGTAGGCGACAGCACTCGTTTAGACCATATTCAAGTTTCGTACTGCGGAGACGATTCTTACGAATGGTTTGGAGGCACCGTGAACTCTAAATACTTAGTTGCTTACCGCAGTTGGGACGATGATTTTGATGTAGATAACGGATACACCGGACTAAACCAATTTGGCATGAGTTTGCGCGATCCATTTGCTGCCGACCAATCCGGTTCAAAATTTATTGAAAGCGATAGTTACCAAAATGGAACTGTTTCGGGCTTAAATGGAGATACGTCTAAAATTACCAAGTGTGTATTTGCAAACTATACCGCTGCCGGTCCAATAGAAAGCCCAACAGCCACCACCTTCGATCCACAACACACCGCTGCAGTACATACCAGAAGAGGTAGTGCACTAAGTTTATTAAACTCTGTTTTAATGGGCTATCCTGCAGGCATTTTAATAGACGAGTCGCTATCGGGAACCTATGGCTCTACCATAGCTAATTTAGCAAGCGGCATTTCGCAATTTAAAGGTGTTGCCATTGCCGGAACGCCTACTACGGCAGGAAAAAAAGACGTTTTCTTTGTGTACAACGGAGCAAGAAACTTAACACCTACCACCACCTCTGGCGATACTAGCGTTTATTCGTTTGCACCATGGAGCGGTCCGTGGAACTGGTTTCTTTCGCCCGAAAATAAAAATGCCACTTATGCAAATGCCACTTCCGATTTGGGTATTCCTGCTCCATTTAATTTAAGCAGCCCCAATTTTGTGCCCAATGCTACTTCACCTATTTGCCATAATAATCAATACCCGTTTAACCCCAATAATCCCATAAATACCGATACCAGCAATGGTTATAGCAACTATAATGCTCCGGTACTCATTCCTGCACAAAGCAGCAAATTGCAACACCCGTTTTTTGAGCCTACCAATTTTATAGGTGCATTTAGCGGTACACAAACTACTGCCGATAATTGGACTGCGGGCTGGTGCAACTGGAATCCTGTTTATACCAATTACGATGTAGTTTGCTCAGCCAATGCTGTTCAGGAATTTGCACCAGCGCAATTGCAACTAAAAGTAAAGCCTAACCCTGCAACCAACGAAGCTGTAGTGGGTTACAATGTTTCACAACAAACTGATATAGAAATTGCATTATTTGATATTGCCGGAAAGAAGGTACAACAATTGTATTCTGGAGTGGCAGATGCGGGCGAGTTTGCCTTTAGGTTTGCAACCACAGCGTTTGAAAATGGAACATATTTCTTGCGTGTAAGCACCAACTATACGCAGCAAACCATTAAACTGGCAATAGCTAAATAA